From Nocardioides daedukensis, the proteins below share one genomic window:
- a CDS encoding glycerate kinase: MRVLIAPDKFAGTLTAVQAAEAIAQGWRRRAPDDELDLCPMADGGPGFVDVIHSALGGELQALTVPGPGHTSVPAAIARSGQSAYIESAQACGLHLLGDTDPEQATTYGVGAMIGAAIKAGARRVVVGLGGSGTNDGGAGLLAALGATSDVELTGGAAGLAGITHLDLAPARRTVEGIELVVASDVDNPLTGLFGATKTFGPQKGIAEERLPAVDGLLEEFAAVAGRRTALDKGAGAAGGLGFALLLLGATRVPGIDVVATAVDLRDRAERADLVVTGEGAFDFSSRSGKVPYGVAAVAAESLRPCVALAGQVLVGSREMRTMGVEAAYSIVDQVGRERAFAEPAAGLAELAERVARNWST; encoded by the coding sequence ATGCGCGTCCTCATCGCCCCCGACAAGTTCGCCGGCACCCTCACCGCGGTCCAGGCGGCGGAGGCGATCGCCCAGGGATGGCGGCGGCGCGCTCCCGACGACGAGCTCGACCTCTGCCCGATGGCCGACGGCGGGCCCGGTTTCGTCGACGTGATCCACTCCGCGCTCGGCGGGGAGCTCCAGGCACTGACCGTCCCGGGGCCCGGTCACACCAGCGTCCCGGCCGCCATCGCGCGCAGTGGACAGAGCGCCTACATCGAGAGTGCCCAGGCGTGCGGGCTGCACCTCTTGGGGGACACCGACCCCGAACAGGCCACGACGTACGGCGTCGGCGCGATGATCGGCGCGGCCATCAAGGCCGGGGCACGCCGGGTGGTCGTCGGTCTGGGAGGAAGCGGCACCAACGACGGTGGCGCCGGGCTGCTCGCTGCCCTCGGCGCGACGTCCGACGTCGAGCTAACCGGCGGTGCCGCCGGCCTGGCCGGAATCACCCATCTGGACCTGGCACCCGCTCGTCGGACGGTGGAGGGGATCGAGCTGGTGGTGGCCAGTGATGTGGACAACCCGTTGACCGGGCTCTTCGGAGCCACCAAGACCTTCGGTCCGCAGAAGGGCATCGCCGAGGAACGGCTGCCGGCCGTCGACGGTCTCCTGGAGGAGTTCGCCGCGGTGGCGGGTCGGCGTACGGCCCTGGACAAGGGCGCCGGGGCTGCCGGGGGCCTCGGCTTCGCGCTGCTGCTGCTCGGGGCGACGCGGGTGCCGGGCATCGACGTCGTCGCCACAGCGGTGGATTTGCGCGATCGAGCCGAGCGAGCCGACCTGGTGGTCACCGGGGAAGGAGCGTTCGACTTCTCCAGCCGGTCCGGCAAGGTGCCCTATGGCGTCGCTGCGGTCGCAGCAGAGTCGCTGCGGCCCTGCGTGGCCCTGGCCGGCCAGGTGCTGGTCGGCTCGCGCGAGATGCGCACGATGGGCGTGGAGGCGGCCTACTCCATCGTCGACCAGGTCGGTCGGGAGCGAGCATTCGCCGAGCCGGCGGCCGGACTGGCCGAGCTGGCCGAGCGGGTGGCGCGCAACTGGTCGACGTGA
- the erpA gene encoding iron-sulfur cluster insertion protein ErpA, with translation MTEQLDTATENRTDQINLSSVAAAKVNSLLEQEGRSDLALRISVQPGGCSGLRYQLFFDERTLDGDVVTDFDGVSVVVDRMSVPYLNGAVIDFVDTIEKQGFTIDNPNATGSCACGDSFH, from the coding sequence ATGACTGAGCAGCTCGACACGGCCACAGAGAACCGCACCGACCAGATCAACCTGAGCTCGGTGGCTGCGGCCAAGGTCAACAGCCTCCTCGAGCAGGAGGGTCGCAGCGACCTCGCCCTGCGGATCTCGGTCCAGCCCGGTGGCTGCTCCGGTCTGCGCTACCAGCTCTTCTTCGACGAGCGCACCCTGGACGGCGACGTCGTCACGGACTTTGACGGCGTCAGCGTCGTCGTCGACCGGATGAGCGTCCCCTACCTCAACGGCGCCGTGATCGACTTCGTGGACACCATCGAGAAGCAGGGCTTCACGATCGACAACCCGAACGCGACCGGCTCGTGCGCGT